From Chitinophagales bacterium, the proteins below share one genomic window:
- a CDS encoding PDZ domain-containing protein, protein MITRCLSVLALTITAFSYSFAQDAVEERIFRFPAVHDNRITFSYAGDLYTVSKSGGVARKLTSDIGYEMFARYSPDGKNIAFTGQFDGNTEVYVIPSNGGIPKRLTYTATLGRDDLSDRMGPNNIVMTWKDNDHIVYRSRKQSFNAFKGQLFMADINGGLSEELPFSVAGFCSYSPDGKKMAMNRIFREFRTWKYYQGGMADDVWIYNTENRQWENITNNVSQDMQPMWAGDKIYFLSDRDRTMNLFVYDINTKQVRKVTNYTDYDIKFPSLGDRDIIFEKGGLLYLLNLQNEQVTPVKIEIDNDQNWSRDELVDASKFIEGWDLAPDGNRMLFIARGDIFTVPAESGITRNITQSSTAHDRDAVWSPDARWIAYISDVSGEDEIYIRAQNGTGEPVRITTAGDVYKYHLMWSPDSKKIMWSDRKQRLQYVDIDSKIITELESSNVGEYNYYDWSPDSKWICYVRPEWQTNSRIFLYNLSTKTATAVTDNWYNSYEPTFTKDGKYLVLISDRDFNPTFSNIEFQIAYENMSKLYLVTLSKETPSPFAPENNEVKGEEKAKEETTGDAKSKPDKSKKAPEAVASNDVKIDLDGISSRLVALPVEAAQYFNIQSAEGNIYYLHSKSGEQESTLSVFKFKDKKEDALGAYDNFQISADKKKMVVAKGHSYSIIDLPMGKIQADKSVKLSDMKVMVNHRQEYQEIFNETWRQMRDFFYVSNMHGLDWNVIKSKYGSLVPYVNHRADLTYLLGEMVGELSIGHSYVGGGDKPEPERIKTGLLGAKLTKDASGYYKITSILQGANWSDELRSPLTEVGVNAKAGDYIIAVNGMPTNGMNDIYASLVDMAGKQVELTLNTKAAADGGRKVIVVPLSDESALYYYNWVERNIHYVDSVSNGKVGYLHIPNMGQDGLNEFIKHYYPQLNKKALIVDDRGNGGGFVSSLVAQRLSLDLVYFNMARNQIGSPDPTMLLGPKLLLTDEYSASDGDIISYRFHKLKIGPVVGKRSWGGVVGIRGTLPIMDGGFLNRPEFAPYDSTGWLIEGHGVDPDIVVDQDPAMAYAGIDQQLNKGLEVIMDMLKTQEKTVPAVPAPKDKSK, encoded by the coding sequence ATGATAACCCGTTGCCTCTCAGTTCTTGCCTTAACCATTACTGCATTCAGCTATTCATTTGCACAGGATGCTGTTGAAGAAAGAATATTCCGGTTTCCTGCAGTTCACGATAACAGGATCACTTTTTCATATGCCGGTGATCTTTATACAGTTTCGAAATCGGGCGGCGTTGCACGCAAATTAACAAGCGACATCGGGTATGAAATGTTTGCCCGTTATTCACCTGATGGTAAAAACATTGCTTTCACCGGCCAGTTCGATGGCAATACGGAAGTATATGTGATTCCGTCAAATGGCGGAATTCCCAAACGGCTTACCTATACTGCTACGCTTGGCCGTGATGATCTTTCGGATCGCATGGGCCCAAACAATATCGTGATGACATGGAAAGACAATGACCATATTGTTTATCGTTCTCGCAAGCAATCATTCAACGCATTTAAGGGGCAGCTTTTCATGGCTGATATTAATGGTGGACTGTCAGAGGAACTTCCGTTTTCCGTGGCAGGATTCTGTTCATATTCTCCCGATGGAAAAAAGATGGCCATGAACCGGATTTTCCGCGAATTCAGAACCTGGAAATATTACCAGGGCGGAATGGCAGACGATGTATGGATCTATAATACTGAAAACAGGCAATGGGAAAACATCACTAATAATGTTTCGCAGGACATGCAGCCAATGTGGGCCGGTGATAAAATCTATTTTCTCAGCGACCGCGACCGTACCATGAATCTCTTTGTTTATGACATCAACACGAAACAGGTACGCAAGGTGACAAACTATACAGATTACGATATCAAGTTTCCATCACTGGGCGACAGGGATATTATTTTCGAAAAAGGCGGACTGCTCTATTTACTGAATCTGCAGAACGAACAGGTTACACCGGTGAAAATTGAGATTGACAATGATCAGAACTGGAGCCGTGATGAGCTGGTGGATGCTTCTAAGTTTATTGAAGGATGGGACCTTGCGCCAGACGGTAACCGCATGCTGTTTATTGCGCGTGGCGACATTTTTACGGTGCCGGCAGAATCGGGCATTACACGAAATATCACACAATCTTCTACAGCGCATGACCGTGATGCCGTATGGAGCCCCGATGCCAGATGGATTGCCTATATCAGTGATGTAAGCGGAGAAGATGAAATATACATACGTGCGCAGAATGGAACGGGTGAACCTGTCCGTATCACCACCGCAGGCGATGTCTATAAATACCACCTGATGTGGAGCCCTGACAGCAAAAAAATAATGTGGAGCGACAGGAAGCAGCGACTGCAGTATGTGGATATCGATTCCAAAATCATTACTGAACTGGAATCATCCAATGTTGGTGAATACAACTATTATGACTGGTCGCCGGACAGTAAATGGATCTGTTATGTGCGGCCCGAATGGCAAACCAACAGCAGAATTTTTCTCTATAATCTTTCCACCAAAACCGCCACGGCTGTCACTGACAACTGGTATAACTCCTACGAACCCACCTTCACCAAAGACGGTAAATATCTCGTGCTGATTTCGGATCGCGATTTCAATCCAACGTTCAGCAACATCGAATTCCAGATTGCCTATGAAAACATGAGCAAGCTTTACCTGGTAACGTTATCAAAAGAAACGCCATCGCCATTTGCACCTGAAAACAATGAGGTGAAAGGGGAAGAAAAAGCTAAAGAAGAAACCACCGGTGACGCGAAATCAAAGCCGGATAAATCCAAAAAAGCACCGGAAGCAGTGGCATCCAATGATGTTAAGATTGATCTGGATGGTATCAGTAGCCGGCTGGTGGCATTGCCCGTAGAAGCGGCTCAGTATTTTAATATACAATCGGCGGAAGGCAATATCTACTACCTGCACTCGAAATCTGGTGAGCAGGAATCCACACTATCTGTCTTTAAATTCAAGGATAAAAAAGAAGATGCACTGGGTGCTTACGATAACTTTCAGATATCGGCTGACAAGAAAAAGATGGTAGTGGCAAAAGGGCACAGCTATTCCATCATTGATTTACCCATGGGAAAAATACAGGCGGATAAATCGGTAAAACTATCAGACATGAAAGTGATGGTGAATCACCGGCAGGAATACCAGGAGATTTTCAATGAAACGTGGCGGCAGATGCGTGATTTCTTCTATGTCTCCAATATGCACGGGCTTGACTGGAATGTCATCAAGTCAAAGTATGGTTCCCTGGTGCCTTATGTCAATCATCGCGCTGACCTGACTTACCTGCTGGGTGAAATGGTGGGAGAACTCAGCATCGGGCATTCCTATGTTGGTGGTGGCGACAAACCAGAACCGGAACGTATAAAGACAGGATTACTGGGTGCCAAGCTCACAAAAGATGCATCCGGTTATTATAAGATTACCAGCATTCTGCAAGGTGCCAACTGGAGTGATGAGTTGCGTTCCCCGCTTACGGAAGTGGGCGTGAATGCAAAAGCAGGCGATTACATCATAGCAGTGAATGGCATGCCAACCAATGGCATGAATGATATCTATGCCTCGCTGGTGGATATGGCCGGCAAACAGGTTGAGCTTACCTTAAACACCAAAGCAGCGGCCGACGGCGGCAGAAAAGTGATTGTTGTGCCTTTGAGTGATGAAAGCGCATTGTATTATTACAATTGGGTAGAGAGAAATATTCATTATGTGGATTCTGTATCCAACGGGAAAGTGGGTTACCTCCACATCCCGAATATGGGACAAGATGGGTTAAATGAATTCATCAAACATTATTATCCCCAACTGAACAAAAAGGCCTTAATTGTGGATGACAGGGGCAATGGCGGCGGATTTGTTTCTTCACTCGTGGCACAACGGCTTTCACTCGACCTGGTTTATTTTAACATGGCAAGGAATCAGATCGGTTCACCTGATCCCACGATGTTGCTCGGCCCCAAGTTGTTGCTGACAGATGAATATTCCGCTTCCGATGGTGATATTATTTCTTATCGGTTCCATAAGCTGAAAATTGGCCCTGTGGTCGGCAAGAGAAGCTGGGGTGGTGTAGTGGGTATACGCGGCACCCTTCCCATAATGGATGGCGGATTTCTCAATCGCCCTGAATTCGCGCCTTATGATTCTACCGGTTGGCTTATCGAAGGCCATGGAGTAGATCCTGATATTGTTGTGGATCAGGATCCGGCCATGGCATATGCCGGCATTGATCAGCAGTTGAATAAAGGACTGGAAGTAATTATGGATATGCTGAAAACGCAGGAAAAAACCGTTCCGGCAGTGCCCGCCCCAAAGGATAAATCAAAATAA
- a CDS encoding EamA family transporter, with the protein MQSASSVKAYAALASVCFFWGTTYLAIRIGVLSMPPFLFAGVRFLLAGGLVSLYFLLKKTPLPSMQEWKHILLISLLFFVIGNSSVVHAEQHISSGLAALICSAIPIWVVLINLLLSKSEKVNSLIIAGLFIGFGGLVMIFYDNLGDLSNPALLLSLAFLLFGNIAWSYGTVYSKKLRWNTPFMFAAGLQMLIAGIILSVAGLFAGEATAFHPTVSGWMALIYLALIGSIFSYGAYLFALSHLPSTVVSLYAYINPVVAVLFGYLLLHEKFGFYTLLAMIITIAGVYLVNAGFKEKRDQPVLIKRLRMVPVLFKFW; encoded by the coding sequence ATGCAGTCAGCATCATCAGTGAAAGCATACGCTGCCCTTGCCTCCGTTTGCTTCTTTTGGGGTACCACCTATCTTGCCATCAGGATTGGCGTACTGAGCATGCCTCCTTTTCTTTTTGCAGGTGTGCGCTTTCTGCTGGCCGGCGGATTGGTAAGCCTATACTTTTTGCTCAAAAAGACCCCACTGCCCTCTATGCAGGAATGGAAGCATATATTGCTGATCAGTCTTTTGTTTTTTGTGATTGGAAACAGCAGCGTGGTACATGCTGAACAACACATCTCCAGCGGGCTTGCAGCTTTGATTTGTTCGGCGATACCTATTTGGGTGGTGCTGATTAACCTGTTATTGTCTAAATCTGAAAAGGTTAATTCGCTGATTATTGCCGGCTTATTCATCGGTTTCGGCGGGTTGGTAATGATCTTCTACGATAACCTTGGCGATCTTTCCAATCCCGCACTGTTGTTGAGTCTTGCGTTCTTGCTGTTCGGCAACATCGCCTGGTCGTATGGAACAGTGTATTCCAAAAAGTTAAGATGGAACACGCCGTTTATGTTTGCCGCAGGTCTTCAAATGCTGATAGCAGGTATTATCTTATCTGTTGCAGGCCTTTTTGCAGGTGAAGCCACTGCGTTTCACCCAACTGTCAGCGGATGGATGGCGTTGATTTATCTGGCCCTGATAGGTTCGATATTCAGCTATGGTGCTTACCTGTTTGCATTGTCGCACCTGCCTTCCACTGTTGTTTCGCTATATGCTTATATAAATCCCGTGGTGGCTGTGTTGTTCGGCTACCTGCTGCTCCATGAAAAATTCGGTTTCTACACATTACTTGCTATGATAATTACAATTGCCGGTGTTTACCTGGTGAATGCAGGATTCAAAGAAAAAAGGGATCAGCCCGTACTGATCAAGAGGTTGAGGATGGTGCCAGTACTGTTTAAGTTTTGGTAA
- a CDS encoding PLP-dependent aminotransferase family protein, whose protein sequence is MFSLSAVIDIDKTCSTPVYLQIANKMIVQIKKGILKPGSKLPGTRELAKTLEVHRQTIVAALDELDAQGWIEIVPYSGTYIKESMPEVRGKKLVNRDGQPLGFARHTGFAVAKNKFLPAPHFVKPYYLEINEGYPDVRIAPVEALSRTYRNLLQKEHYKKYLSYAGTHGNIDLRKALSEHLRETRGIQASFENILLTRGSMMALYLAFHTIVKHGDVVVVGETNYYSATAMFKNIGAKLITVPVDENGMVVDALAKICKKSKVRAVFITPHHHNPTTVSLKAERRMQLLCLAEEHKFAVLEDDYDFDYHYDSGPVLPLASADTHGMVVYMGSLSKSLAPAFRVGFVVAPENLIEEMARLRRVIDLQGDTVLEKAIAELFAEGEIQRHQKKATKVYHARRDYFAALLRNRFPDVINFHVPSGGMAIWAQFNPAFDLQDISKKARERELFLSSGRYFNPENKNLNATRMGFASLDFDEMEEAVDILEKVIRNKK, encoded by the coding sequence ATGTTTTCCCTCAGTGCCGTTATCGATATCGACAAGACCTGCAGCACGCCGGTATACCTGCAAATAGCCAATAAGATGATCGTACAGATCAAAAAGGGCATTTTGAAACCCGGATCCAAATTGCCCGGCACGAGGGAACTCGCCAAGACGCTGGAAGTGCACCGGCAGACCATTGTTGCAGCACTCGATGAACTGGATGCACAGGGCTGGATTGAAATTGTTCCGTACAGTGGCACTTACATTAAAGAGTCGATGCCGGAGGTGCGCGGCAAAAAGCTGGTCAACCGCGACGGGCAGCCATTAGGATTCGCAAGGCATACCGGTTTTGCAGTTGCAAAGAACAAATTTCTCCCTGCGCCACATTTTGTGAAGCCCTACTATCTTGAAATAAATGAAGGCTACCCTGACGTCCGTATCGCGCCGGTAGAAGCCTTATCGAGAACTTACCGTAACCTTTTGCAGAAAGAACATTATAAAAAATACCTGAGCTATGCCGGCACGCATGGCAATATTGATTTGAGAAAAGCCCTTTCAGAGCACCTCCGTGAAACAAGAGGCATACAGGCATCATTTGAAAATATTCTGCTTACCAGGGGCAGCATGATGGCATTATACCTTGCCTTTCATACTATCGTGAAGCATGGTGATGTAGTTGTGGTAGGTGAAACCAACTACTATTCAGCCACAGCGATGTTTAAAAATATTGGCGCGAAACTGATTACCGTTCCGGTGGATGAAAATGGTATGGTGGTGGATGCACTGGCAAAGATTTGTAAGAAATCAAAAGTAAGGGCCGTATTTATCACACCACATCACCACAATCCCACCACTGTTTCGTTAAAGGCAGAACGCCGCATGCAATTGCTTTGCCTTGCCGAAGAACATAAATTCGCCGTGCTGGAAGATGACTATGACTTCGATTATCATTACGACAGCGGGCCGGTGCTTCCGCTCGCCAGTGCGGATACACATGGCATGGTAGTGTATATGGGCTCATTGAGTAAAAGCCTGGCTCCGGCATTCCGCGTCGGTTTTGTGGTGGCACCGGAAAACCTGATCGAAGAAATGGCGAGGCTCCGGAGAGTAATCGATTTGCAGGGTGATACCGTGCTGGAAAAAGCGATCGCTGAATTATTTGCGGAAGGGGAAATACAACGCCACCAGAAAAAGGCAACCAAGGTTTACCATGCCCGTCGTGATTATTTTGCCGCATTGTTGCGCAACAGGTTTCCGGACGTTATCAACTTTCACGTACCGTCGGGAGGAATGGCCATCTGGGCGCAATTCAATCCGGCATTTGATCTGCAGGACATTTCTAAAAAAGCGCGAGAGCGGGAATTATTTCTTTCATCCGGGCGCTATTTCAATCCCGAAAATAAAAACCTGAATGCTACACGGATGGGGTTTGCATCGCTTGACTTCGATGAAATGGAAGAAGCAGTTGATATCCTGGAGAAAGTTATACGGAACAAAAAATAA
- the accB gene encoding acetyl-CoA carboxylase biotin carboxyl carrier protein: protein MDLKEIQELIKLLNKSNISEIRIERDNFKIMIRTQDQNGPVQYVRQEVVNAPQAPAVVPVAPVAAPKEITSAPVADAAPEKPGQIVIKSPMIGTFYRSSSPDKPSFVNVGDEIKPGTVLCIVEAMKLFNEIESEYTGRIVKVLLENAKPVEYDQPLFLIEPL, encoded by the coding sequence ATGGATTTAAAAGAAATTCAGGAACTTATTAAGCTCCTCAACAAATCAAATATTTCTGAGATCCGCATTGAGCGCGATAATTTCAAAATCATGATTCGTACACAGGATCAGAACGGGCCGGTTCAGTATGTGCGCCAGGAAGTTGTAAACGCACCACAGGCACCCGCAGTTGTGCCGGTTGCACCGGTTGCTGCCCCGAAGGAAATAACTTCCGCGCCGGTTGCTGATGCCGCTCCTGAAAAACCCGGGCAGATTGTCATTAAATCACCTATGATCGGCACCTTCTACCGTTCTTCTTCACCTGACAAACCATCATTTGTAAATGTGGGTGATGAAATCAAGCCCGGCACGGTGTTGTGCATCGTTGAAGCCATGAAACTCTTCAATGAAATTGAATCAGAATACACAGGCCGAATCGTCAAAGTGCTGTTGGAAAATGCCAAGCCTGTGGAATATGATCAGCCTTTATTCCTGATTGAACCGCTCTGA
- the accC gene encoding acetyl-CoA carboxylase biotin carboxylase subunit produces the protein MAKNRPLSKILIANRGEIALRVIRTCREMGIKTVSVYSTADRESLHVKFADEAVCIGPPPGKESYLNMAKIMAAAEITGADAIHPGYGFLSENEKFAEICGQYGIKFIGPTPHQISMMGDKITAKDTMKKAGVPVIPGSEGLVTDLKEGKKTAKKIGYPVILKATAGGGGKGMRIVWSEEEYENAFNMARTEAGASFGNDGVYLEKYVEEPRHIEIQVAGDQYGKACHLSERDCSIQRRHQKLLEESPSPFVTQQLREKMGAAAIKACKAIRYEGVGTVEFLVDKHRNFYFMEMNTRIQVEHPVTEEVINYDLIKEQIKIAAGEPISGKNYFPTMHAIECRINAEDPHNDFRPSPGKITTLHTPGGHGVRIDSHIYDGYTVTPFYDSLIAKIITVAQTRIEAIATMERALSEYVIEGVKTTIPFHLALMKDHNFRDGNFNTSFLQGFKF, from the coding sequence GTGGCCAAAAACAGACCATTAAGTAAGATACTGATAGCGAACCGCGGTGAGATCGCATTGCGCGTTATCCGCACCTGCCGTGAAATGGGAATAAAAACAGTCAGCGTCTACTCAACAGCCGACCGAGAATCTTTACACGTGAAGTTTGCCGATGAGGCCGTATGTATCGGCCCTCCACCGGGTAAAGAGTCATACCTTAATATGGCAAAGATTATGGCGGCCGCAGAGATTACCGGTGCCGATGCCATTCATCCGGGTTATGGATTTTTGTCGGAGAATGAAAAGTTCGCGGAAATATGCGGGCAGTACGGCATTAAATTTATCGGGCCCACACCGCATCAGATCTCGATGATGGGTGATAAGATTACTGCAAAAGATACCATGAAGAAAGCCGGTGTACCGGTTATTCCGGGTTCTGAAGGGTTGGTGACGGATCTGAAAGAAGGAAAGAAGACAGCAAAGAAAATAGGTTACCCTGTAATACTGAAGGCTACCGCCGGCGGCGGTGGAAAAGGAATGCGGATTGTATGGTCGGAAGAGGAATATGAAAATGCCTTTAACATGGCACGCACGGAAGCCGGTGCTTCTTTTGGAAATGATGGCGTGTATCTTGAGAAATATGTAGAAGAACCACGTCATATTGAGATACAGGTGGCAGGCGATCAATATGGAAAAGCCTGTCATTTGTCGGAGAGAGATTGTTCCATTCAGCGCCGTCATCAAAAATTATTGGAAGAAAGCCCTTCCCCTTTCGTAACACAGCAGCTGCGTGAAAAAATGGGTGCTGCTGCCATCAAAGCCTGTAAGGCAATACGGTATGAAGGTGTGGGTACGGTGGAATTCCTGGTTGACAAGCACCGTAATTTTTACTTCATGGAGATGAATACACGCATACAGGTAGAACACCCGGTGACAGAAGAAGTAATCAATTATGATCTCATCAAGGAACAAATCAAGATTGCAGCAGGTGAACCGATTTCCGGTAAGAACTATTTTCCCACCATGCATGCGATTGAATGCCGCATTAATGCGGAAGACCCGCACAACGACTTCAGGCCGAGCCCGGGAAAAATAACGACACTGCATACACCCGGAGGCCACGGCGTCCGTATTGATTCCCATATTTACGATGGTTACACCGTTACGCCATTTTATGATTCATTGATTGCAAAAATTATTACCGTAGCACAAACACGCATAGAAGCCATTGCGACTATGGAGCGAGCGCTTAGCGAATATGTGATTGAAGGCGTAAAAACCACAATACCATTTCATCTTGCCCTGATGAAAGACCATAATTTCAGGGATGGGAATTTCAACACTTCATTCCTGCAGGGATTTAAATTTTAA